From one Gossypium hirsutum isolate 1008001.06 chromosome D08, Gossypium_hirsutum_v2.1, whole genome shotgun sequence genomic stretch:
- the LOC107933559 gene encoding phosphatidylinositol N-acetylglucosaminyltransferase subunit P isoform X1 encodes MEEPHSVNSPRTILSFSKRGRTTTASVSFVDPNDEKSNSGEHGPKPSEVYGFVGSITTVVATAIYLAWAYIPEPWLHSIGIFYYPSRYWALAVPSYAMVIIVLAVIFYIGLNFMSTPPPTSLTTMFDEFSREPSSFLSHMEGDEQPIEPISDLGIDKINVLMFDDAK; translated from the exons ATGGAAGAGCCCCATTCAGTGAATAGTCCGAGGACAATCCTCAGTTTTTCAAAAAGAGGTAGAACAACAACAGCCTCCGTCTCATTTGTTGATCCAAATGACGAAAAATCTAATTCCGGGGAACATGGTCCAAAGCCTTCCGAGGTTTATGGCTTTGTTGGTTCCATTACAACAGTTGTTGCTACAG CTATTTACTTAGCATGGGCATATATTCCTGAACCTTGGTTACATTCAATCGGGATCTTCTATTATCCTAGCAG ATATTGGGCTTTGGCAGTTCCAAGTTATGCTATGGTAATAATAGTATTAGCTGTTATATTTTATATCGGCCTCAACTTCATGTCAACCCCACCACCAACTTCATTAACCACAATGTTTG ATGAATTTAGTAGAGAACCTTCAAGCTTTTTGTCTCATATGGAGGGAGATGAACAGCCAATTGAACCCATATCTGATCTTGGGATCGACAAGATTAACGTTCTCATGTTCGATGATGCTAAATGA
- the LOC107933559 gene encoding phosphatidylinositol N-acetylglucosaminyltransferase subunit P isoform X2 gives MEEPHSVNSPRTILSFSKRGRTTTASVSFVDPNDEKSNSGEHGPKPSEVYGFVGSITTVVATAIYLAWAYIPEPWLHSIGIFYYPSRYWALAVPSYAMVIIVLAVIFYIGLNFMSTPPPTSLTTMFVYFTLLCR, from the exons ATGGAAGAGCCCCATTCAGTGAATAGTCCGAGGACAATCCTCAGTTTTTCAAAAAGAGGTAGAACAACAACAGCCTCCGTCTCATTTGTTGATCCAAATGACGAAAAATCTAATTCCGGGGAACATGGTCCAAAGCCTTCCGAGGTTTATGGCTTTGTTGGTTCCATTACAACAGTTGTTGCTACAG CTATTTACTTAGCATGGGCATATATTCCTGAACCTTGGTTACATTCAATCGGGATCTTCTATTATCCTAGCAG ATATTGGGCTTTGGCAGTTCCAAGTTATGCTATGGTAATAATAGTATTAGCTGTTATATTTTATATCGGCCTCAACTTCATGTCAACCCCACCACCAACTTCATTAACCACAATGTTTG TCTATTTTACACTTCTTTGTAGATGA
- the LOC107933592 gene encoding uncharacterized protein isoform X1, protein MEIPILSLSSKTTPYLGSCCFSSSSSNSNFRLLCEFGARKRRMSVRCAKASVERTGEAAIEERESFTGSAMGVTTLDQSFGEDFPVWDKIGAVVRLSYGIGIYGGMVLAGRFICSITGIDCMGGFHPSLDAILEGLGYAAPPIMALLFILDDEVVKLSPHARAIRDVEDEELRSFFYGMSPWQFILMVAASSVGEELFYRAAVQGALADIFLRGTELVSDARGMAALTGVLPPFVPFAQAFAAVITAALTGSLYYVAASPKDPTYVVAPVQRSGSAREDLKKLFAAWYERRQMKKIYSPLLEGILALYLGFEWIETNNILAPIITHGIYSAVILGHGLWKIHDHRRRLRQRIQQLKSEGKNSTKL, encoded by the exons ATGGAGATCCCCATACTGTCCTTATCTTCCAAGACGACGCCGTACTTGGGTTCCTGTtgcttttcttcttcctcttctaaCTCCAATTTCAGGTTGCTGTGCGAGTTTGGGGCGAGGAAGAGGAGAATGTCGGTACGGTGCGCAAAGGCGTCCGTGGAAAGGACTGGTGAAGCTGCGATTGAAGAAAGAGAGAGCTTTACTGGAAGTGCCATGGGAGTTACCACACTGGATCAAAGCTTCGGTGAAGACTTTCCTGTTTGGGATAAAATTGGTGCTGTTGTTAGACTCAGCTATGGAATTG GGATATATGGAGGAATGGTTTTAGCTGGGAGGTTCATATGTTCAATTACTGGAATTGACTGCATGGGAGGTTTTCACCCTTCATTGGATGCCATTCTTGAAGGACTTGGTTATGCAGCTCCTCCAATCATGGCCCTTCTTTTCATATTAGAT GATGAAGTAGTGAAACTTTCTCCTCATGCTCGTGCAATAAGAGATGTGGAGGATGAGGAATTAAGGAGCTTCTTTTATGGAATGTCACCTTGGCAG TTCATACTTATGGTCGCTGCAAGCTCAGTTGGAGAGGAGCTTTTCTATAGGGCAGCTGTTCAG gGCGCATTGGCTGATATATTCCTTAGAGGCACTGAGTTGGTTTCGGATGCTCGAGGAATGGCAGCTTTG ACTGGTGTGCTACCTCCCTTTGTTCCATTTGCTCAGGCATTTGCAGCAGTAATAACTGCTGCTCTTACCGGTTCTCTATATTATGTGGCTGCCTCTCCGAAAG ATCCTACTTACGTAGTTGCACCAGTTCAACGATCCGGTTCTGCTCGTGAAGATCTGAAAAAGCTATTCGCAG CCTGGTATGAGAGGAGACAAATGAAAAAGATCTACTCTCCCCTTTTGGAAGGAATATTGGCCCTTTACCTTGGATTTGAATGGATCGAG ACAAACAACATTCTTGCACCTATTATAACACATGGTATATACTCCGCCGTTATTCTGGGACATGGTCTTTGGAAGATACATGACCACCGGAGAAGGCTACGCCAGAGGATTCAACAGCTTAAATCAGAAGGAAAGAACTCAACCAAACTATGA
- the LOC107933592 gene encoding uncharacterized protein isoform X2, translated as MVLAGRFICSITGIDCMGGFHPSLDAILEGLGYAAPPIMALLFILDDEVVKLSPHARAIRDVEDEELRSFFYGMSPWQFILMVAASSVGEELFYRAAVQGALADIFLRGTELVSDARGMAALTGVLPPFVPFAQAFAAVITAALTGSLYYVAASPKDPTYVVAPVQRSGSAREDLKKLFAAWYERRQMKKIYSPLLEGILALYLGFEWIETNNILAPIITHGIYSAVILGHGLWKIHDHRRRLRQRIQQLKSEGKNSTKL; from the exons ATGGTTTTAGCTGGGAGGTTCATATGTTCAATTACTGGAATTGACTGCATGGGAGGTTTTCACCCTTCATTGGATGCCATTCTTGAAGGACTTGGTTATGCAGCTCCTCCAATCATGGCCCTTCTTTTCATATTAGAT GATGAAGTAGTGAAACTTTCTCCTCATGCTCGTGCAATAAGAGATGTGGAGGATGAGGAATTAAGGAGCTTCTTTTATGGAATGTCACCTTGGCAG TTCATACTTATGGTCGCTGCAAGCTCAGTTGGAGAGGAGCTTTTCTATAGGGCAGCTGTTCAG gGCGCATTGGCTGATATATTCCTTAGAGGCACTGAGTTGGTTTCGGATGCTCGAGGAATGGCAGCTTTG ACTGGTGTGCTACCTCCCTTTGTTCCATTTGCTCAGGCATTTGCAGCAGTAATAACTGCTGCTCTTACCGGTTCTCTATATTATGTGGCTGCCTCTCCGAAAG ATCCTACTTACGTAGTTGCACCAGTTCAACGATCCGGTTCTGCTCGTGAAGATCTGAAAAAGCTATTCGCAG CCTGGTATGAGAGGAGACAAATGAAAAAGATCTACTCTCCCCTTTTGGAAGGAATATTGGCCCTTTACCTTGGATTTGAATGGATCGAG ACAAACAACATTCTTGCACCTATTATAACACATGGTATATACTCCGCCGTTATTCTGGGACATGGTCTTTGGAAGATACATGACCACCGGAGAAGGCTACGCCAGAGGATTCAACAGCTTAAATCAGAAGGAAAGAACTCAACCAAACTATGA